The nucleotide sequence CAGCAACTCGGCGCGGATCGTGTCCCTCTCGATGCGACTTTTCCTCAACATCTTCGTTGACGAGACGCTCGTGAAGGTTTTTTCCCAGATCATCGCCTGGGGGATTCCGGCCATCCTCATGCCTCTCGGTTTATTTGTCGCATTGATGCAGACCTACATTTTCGTCCTGCTCTCGATGATCTACATCAGTGAAGTCACACATCACGCCGAGGCGCATGAGATCAGTACCGTCGCGCCCCTTAGTGCTGAGGCGGAAGCATAGCCGAAGCGTGGAACACAGGATGTATGCGGAGACGATTCGGACGAGGTCACGGAGAAAGTGACCGGGATTCACCGCAGACCGAGGTTGGGTCGTGCAGGTGGCCGATCTCAACAGTGGTCCCCCTCGTGCCGACTGATAGGGGGTTTTCCGGTGCATCTTGTGTTCTACGCTTCGGGCGTAGCAGGAGCGGGCTTGAGAGCCACGAGCGCCCGGGCGAAGCGTCTGCCGATTCCCTCCCCACGGAGAGACGGAGTGATGACGGTCTCGCCCACGGGGCTCTGAGTACTACTGCCGATGTCGCATGGAGCTCACGTCGTAAGGGGGTGGCGGGAGTATACCTGGCATCGGCGCAATCATCTGCTCCAACCGGCTCCTGGACATTACTACAGGAGGAACATCATGACTCACATCAGGCGATTTCTCATCATGGGTCTGTCATTGCTTCTCGCCGCACCGTCGGTGCTCGCTCAAGCTGAAGGGGCACAGACCGGAATCACTGACACGACGTTCAAATATCTGGGCGCAGCCTTTGGCATCGCCATTGCGGCGGCTGCCGCAGCGTATGGCGACTCCCGGGCTATTAGCGCCGCCTGCGAAGGCGTTGCGCGAAATCCCGGAGCGGGCGGGCGCATTCAAACCATGATGCTCATCGGCGTCGTCTTTATCGAGACGCTCGTGCTGATCACTTTCGGTGTCATTTACGTGGCGCTGGTCGCCTAACATCGCACCGAATTCTGGGGGAGCACGACCCGTGAGAGCTGCCGGGCGTGCTCCCACATCTTCGAGAAAAATTTCCTTTGTCCTTACGTGGGAGCCCCATCCGAACCCGCTTGATCTTCCACAAAGAGACCCGTTACCTCGCTCTGCGGGAGAGAACATGTAGTTCATCTTTTCAACCCTGAACCCGTCACCTTCCCTAACATGGACTATGTGCACAGCAGGGATGAATCCGACGGGCGAGAAATTCAAGGTGAACGGGGCCCCGCTCGCAACGCGATCACCTGTTGGGCGCGCCGGTAATCGTCTGGCGTGTCAATATCCAGAAAGAAATAGGACGCGCCGGGGAGGCTGCATATCTCAGCAAATGGGATGAAAGAGACTGTAAGGGCCAGAAGCAGAGAGCGAAGGCTTCTCTCTCCCTTGCGCAAAAGGTCACTCACCACGGGCAAGCACGTTCGGGAATAAAGGGCGCACAGTGGCTGAGGCTGATCCACGGCATCTCGGGGAACAACAGCTTCGCATCCCGACCAAGCCCGTGTGAGAAGAAGTTTCAGAAGATCTTCTGTCACGAACGGAAGGTCGCAGGCAAGATTCAAAGCCCATGACGTGGGACAGTGCGTGAGAGCCGTTGCCAGACCTCCCAGAGGGCCACACCGGGGTTGTAGATCGGGCAGGATGGGGAGTTGAAGGAATTCAAAATTCTCCGGATCATTGGCGATAACGATGATTTGGTCGGTCACCCGACGGGCAGCCTCAACAACATACTCGATACAGAGGTGAGAACCGAGCGAGAGACGGGCCTTGGCAAGACCCAGGCGCCGGCTCTCGCCGCCCGCTTGGATGAAAGCCGTAACGTCATGGGCTGAAGCACCGGCTTGGGAGGGAGAATGAACGGTTGCTCCTGGCTCCTTCATGCTCATAACTGCGGGGAAGCGTTCAAGGCGGCATCTTACCGGGTGGCGATCCCAAGGTCAAGCGTGAGCTTTCGCCCACAATGGAAAAGTAGCATCCACCGCGATCCCGCTGCGCGACAACCCAGATACGTTGCTGCTACTGCCTTTGGGGCTATCCTGGTGATCTGAAAAACCTGGTGGCCGTATTCGCCAGACGGCCCTATAGCCTCAGGCGCCTTAGGCGAGACAGGCAACTAATTGGAATGGTATTAAACCGAACCCAGTTCGCCACTATTCTGTTGAAGAGGCGGAGTGAATGAATTCAACACATAGTGTTAAGTTAAGTAAGGTGGGAGTGGTCGTAAGGGTTGAGAAATGGGAGAACGTATGGAGGCAGGTCCGATTTCCTGCTCTTCCGTCCAGGTCCAACATCGCGGAATTAACCATCGTTCAATCTCCTGTTGAATTGCTGACCGACATCCCAATGGTCGCCCTTTCGCCGGTATCGGTCGAAGAGGTAAAGCTCTGGGTGAAACGGGTCGGCGATGCAGTCGGTGCCCTACTATTGCTTATCATTTTGTGGCCAGTTTTCCTGGTGATCGCTGCGCTCATCAAACTGACATCAGCGGGGCCAGTCTTTTTCCGGCAAGAGCGACTCGGATTGAACCGACGCCCGTTCATGATATGGAAATTTAGGACCATGGTGCCCCAGGCGGATAAGCAGGAAGCTGAGTTACTTCAGGCACATCGTGGCCTCTTTTTTAAGATTCCGGACGATCCCCGTGTCACCCCTTTGGGACGCGTGTTACGCAAATACAGCCTCGATGAACTCCCACAGCTTTTCAATGTTCTCAAAGGAGAGATGAGTTTAGTCGGTCCCCGGCCGATCCGCGACATTGAGCTTCGTCGGTTTCAGACCTGGCAGCAGCTTCGACGATTCAGCATGAAGCCCGGGTTGACCTGCCTGTGGCAGATCAACGGTCGGAGCAACACTTCCGACGAAGATCGCATGCGGTACGACCTGGAGTACGTTGAGAACTGGTCGCTATGGCTGGACATCAAGATTGTCCTGAAGACCATTCCGGTCGTTTTGCGCGGTGACGGAGCTATGTAGGAGGACCATCATGAATTCTTTCACCCTCATTCGTGTTGTAGGACGATCCTGGTGGGTCATCGGTTTGACACTGATCGTCGGATTGAGCACAACCATCTATTTCACGCGCAGACAACCACCCATATATCAGGCGACAACGACAGTTGTCATTGGCCCCAGCGGAAGGCTCACCGAAGTAAGCCAGATCGTAAACAGCCTGAATGCCTTAGATCGTCGCAGCGTAGTCGCCACGTACGCTAAGATCCCAACGAGCCGCACAGTACGAGATCGGACGCGCGAGCAGTTAGGTCTTTCTTCGAGCCAGATGCGGTTATATCGGGTGAAGACCGCGATCGTACCTGACACCAATATCCTCCAAATCATAGTTGAAGGACCCGACCCACGCCTGGTGGCCGACGTTGCCAACGCGATTGCCGAGCAAACGAAAAACTACGCTCCGGAATTCTATGGCATCTTCGGATTGAGCATCTTAGATCGGGCCCTCCCGCCAACTCGCCCGGTAGCGCCGGAACTTGCGCGCAACGTGAGCCTCGGAGCCGTCCTCGGACTGCTGCTAGGGATTGGTCTCGCATTACTCATCGAGTACGGACGGCGATGGAAACACGCTTCTACCAAAGAGCCTGCGCCCGAACCCCCGGCTGAACTCTACGTCTGATGGGGGGAGACACCATGAACCGCTTGTCCGCAGACATTTCCGGACTGTTTTCTCCCTCTGACCTCCGGCCTCGCAGCCACACGGGGTTTCTGGCTGGGGCCGTATGTCTGCTGGCGATGGCTCTTGGGTATTATGTCAGCCTGGACCCAGGCTGGTTGCGCGTTTGGATTGACCTCACTCGCGCGTCCCACTGGCTGGGTGTACTGATTGGAGCTGGTGTCTTTCTCGTCATCCTGCGGTGGCCGGGTGTCGGGTTGCTTTTGCTGGTGGCAACTATTTACACGAATATCTCGGAGATCGGGGTGCGCCATTATCAGTGGCCTTCCCTCCTACAATTGGTGATGCCTCTGCTGGCTCTGGCAATCCTGGGACGGCAACTGGTGTCAAGCCGGCCAAGGCTCGTTGTGGACGCTCTGCTGGCACTCCTCATTTTGTACACTGTGGTCATCTTCGCCTCTTCGGTCCGAGCGGTCAATCCTGAGCTGGCGGATGAAAGGTTGTTTGATCACCTCAAGAGCCTGGCCATCGTTCTGGTGGTGATCAACCTCATGACCTCACGGCTTGATCTGCGACACGTGACCTGGGTGTTGGTATTGGTGGGAGCGTTCCTGAGCACGATCAGCATGTATCAGGTCGCCACCTCAGCATACACCCAGGAGTTTGGTGGATTGGGTCGGATTAAGGTGGCCCACATTGTGGATCGTGTGCGTCAGCCACGCATCGCCGGGCCGGTCGGCGATCCCAATTTCTATGCTCAGATTTTAGTGCCGCTGGTTCCACTGGCGTTCTATCAGTTGTGGAAGGAGCCCTCGCTGAGGCTCAAGCTAATTGCAGCCTATAGCCTGAGTATGATCAGCCTGGCGCTCGTCTTTACCTACTCCCGAGGCGGCATTCTCGCCCTAGCAGTAGTCGTGCTGCTGGCAGTAATCATGAAGAAGATCAAGCCCCGACATCTCGTTCTTGGATTCATCCTCTTCCTCCCGCTCTGGCTTGTGGTTCCCAGAGAGTTTGAAGGCCGCTTGAGCACCCTCAAGCAGCTCATCCCCGGAGCCGATGAAACGAGCATGGATGTGGATACCTCTTTCCGGGAACGGGTGCTCTTGATGCAGGTGGCCTGGGAGATGTTCAGAGATCATCCCGTCCTCGGAGTGGGAGCCGGAAATTATTCGGAGCATTATGAGGATTACGCTCAACGGATCGGCTCGACCGTGAGTAGCTATGAGGATTTCGGCCAGCGGCGATTCCCCCACAGCCTCTACCTGGAAATTGCCGCTGAGACGGGGCTGGTGGGGCTGCTTCTCTTTGCGGGCATCGTGGTTGTCACTTTCTTACGGGCGCGTTCGGCCATTCGCCTATTTACAAAAGCTGGAGATATCCACTCAGCACACATAGTGACAGCCCTGGCGCTGGGATTGGTGGGCTACCTGACCTCAAGCGTGTTTCTCCACGGCCATTATCTCCGTTATTTCTGGCTGCTGGTGGCCCTGATGGTAGCGGCCCGACGCATTGGCTCAGCAGAAAGAATGGACAAACCCTTATCCTTCTCCGGGTGATGGCCCACGGAGTCGCCGAGCCGAGGTTGCAGGAGCATGGCCTTTGAAACTCACGTGACAACAAAAACGGTGGAGCCGGCGTCACCGGCGGTGGGTTCGCCGGTCGCCTACATCATGTCTCGCTTCCCGCGCCTGACCGAGACGTTCATCCTGCGCGAAATACTGGAACTGGAGAGGCAAGGTCAACCGGTCATCATTTTCCCGCTACTTCGCGTTCAACAACCGATACGACATGCCGAAGTTGATCAGTTGATCTCCCGGGTGCACTATACACCTTTAGTCTCCGGTGCCATCCTTTCGGCCCAGCTTCATTATCTGAGGCGATCACCGCGACAATACTTGAAAGCGTTGTGGGCAGCCTTAAAAGGCACATGGGGTTCGGCGAACTTGTTCATCGGCGCCATCGGGATTTTCCCGAAGTCGGTGTATCTGGCCCGCTTGATCGAGCAGAGAGGCATTAAACATGTTCACGCCCACTTCGCCACGCATCCGGCGCTAGCAGCGTTGATTATTTCCGAGTTGACCGGCATTGGTTTCAGCTTCACCGCCCATGCCCATGACATTTTTGTTCACACCCGAATGTTGGCCGAGAAGATGGAGAAAGCTCGCTTCGTGGTGACTGTTTCGGAGTTCAATAAGAGATACTTGTTGCGAATCTGCCCGCAGATACCCGCGGATAAGATCATCGTCATCCGCTGCGGCATCGAGATCGAGCGATACGGTAGCGATGCATCTCCGAGTTCTCTTGCTTGTCCTGAACAATCACCTAAGAGCCGGAAGGGCAATCCATTCACGATCGTGTGCGTGGCTAGTCTGCAGCCGTACAAAGGGATCGAATATCTGGTAAGGGCCTGCGCTCTGCTCCGACCGCGGCTTCCCCACCTGCGCTGCCTGATTGTGGGCGAGGGTGAACAACGAAAAAGGATCGAGCGTCTGATTCGCCAATTAGGCCTGTCTCAAACCGTGCACCTGCTGGGCGGTCGGCCACAGCATGAGGTCGCTGCGTTGTTGGCTCAAGCGGACCTTTTCGTCTTGCCGAGCGTTGTCGCGCCAAACGGCCAAATGGAGGGCTTGCCGGTTGCACTCATGGAGGCGATGGCCAGCCGCCTCGCCGTCGTAGCGTCTCGACTGTCCGGAATCCCGGAGCTGGTGGAGGATGGCATCACGGGTCTACTTGTCCCGCCGGGAAATGTGGAGGCTCTGGCCAGAGCGATCACCCAACTCGCCGAATGTGAGTCTCTGCGTCTGGAGATGGGACGACGCGGGCGAGAGGCAATTGCCCGGGAATTTGATCTGACCCGCACCGTCGCCAAGCTGCGCGCGTTGTTTTCCGCCGCTATGGATCAACCATCGCAGCCGATGAATGGGAAGGTCGCGCTCGAAGACGAAATCAGGAACAGAGTCGGCAGCTACCATTCTCCCCTGACAAGCACGGGCTGCATGAATGTGACGTTGAGCCCGCTCCAAAGCAGCCAGGATTCAC is from Blastocatellia bacterium and encodes:
- a CDS encoding ATP synthase F0 subunit C, producing the protein MTHIRRFLIMGLSLLLAAPSVLAQAEGAQTGITDTTFKYLGAAFGIAIAAAAAAYGDSRAISAACEGVARNPGAGGRIQTMMLIGVVFIETLVLITFGVIYVALVA
- a CDS encoding molybdenum cofactor guanylyltransferase, with product MSMKEPGATVHSPSQAGASAHDVTAFIQAGGESRRLGLAKARLSLGSHLCIEYVVEAARRVTDQIIVIANDPENFEFLQLPILPDLQPRCGPLGGLATALTHCPTSWALNLACDLPFVTEDLLKLLLTRAWSGCEAVVPRDAVDQPQPLCALYSRTCLPVVSDLLRKGERSLRSLLLALTVSFIPFAEICSLPGASYFFLDIDTPDDYRRAQQVIALRAGPRSP
- a CDS encoding sugar transferase, whose amino-acid sequence is MNSTHSVKLSKVGVVVRVEKWENVWRQVRFPALPSRSNIAELTIVQSPVELLTDIPMVALSPVSVEEVKLWVKRVGDAVGALLLLIILWPVFLVIAALIKLTSAGPVFFRQERLGLNRRPFMIWKFRTMVPQADKQEAELLQAHRGLFFKIPDDPRVTPLGRVLRKYSLDELPQLFNVLKGEMSLVGPRPIRDIELRRFQTWQQLRRFSMKPGLTCLWQINGRSNTSDEDRMRYDLEYVENWSLWLDIKIVLKTIPVVLRGDGAM
- a CDS encoding Wzz/FepE/Etk N-terminal domain-containing protein, with the protein product MNSFTLIRVVGRSWWVIGLTLIVGLSTTIYFTRRQPPIYQATTTVVIGPSGRLTEVSQIVNSLNALDRRSVVATYAKIPTSRTVRDRTREQLGLSSSQMRLYRVKTAIVPDTNILQIIVEGPDPRLVADVANAIAEQTKNYAPEFYGIFGLSILDRALPPTRPVAPELARNVSLGAVLGLLLGIGLALLIEYGRRWKHASTKEPAPEPPAELYV
- a CDS encoding O-antigen ligase family protein, with protein sequence MNRLSADISGLFSPSDLRPRSHTGFLAGAVCLLAMALGYYVSLDPGWLRVWIDLTRASHWLGVLIGAGVFLVILRWPGVGLLLLVATIYTNISEIGVRHYQWPSLLQLVMPLLALAILGRQLVSSRPRLVVDALLALLILYTVVIFASSVRAVNPELADERLFDHLKSLAIVLVVINLMTSRLDLRHVTWVLVLVGAFLSTISMYQVATSAYTQEFGGLGRIKVAHIVDRVRQPRIAGPVGDPNFYAQILVPLVPLAFYQLWKEPSLRLKLIAAYSLSMISLALVFTYSRGGILALAVVVLLAVIMKKIKPRHLVLGFILFLPLWLVVPREFEGRLSTLKQLIPGADETSMDVDTSFRERVLLMQVAWEMFRDHPVLGVGAGNYSEHYEDYAQRIGSTVSSYEDFGQRRFPHSLYLEIAAETGLVGLLLFAGIVVVTFLRARSAIRLFTKAGDIHSAHIVTALALGLVGYLTSSVFLHGHYLRYFWLLVALMVAARRIGSAERMDKPLSFSG
- a CDS encoding glycosyltransferase, translating into MAFETHVTTKTVEPASPAVGSPVAYIMSRFPRLTETFILREILELERQGQPVIIFPLLRVQQPIRHAEVDQLISRVHYTPLVSGAILSAQLHYLRRSPRQYLKALWAALKGTWGSANLFIGAIGIFPKSVYLARLIEQRGIKHVHAHFATHPALAALIISELTGIGFSFTAHAHDIFVHTRMLAEKMEKARFVVTVSEFNKRYLLRICPQIPADKIIVIRCGIEIERYGSDASPSSLACPEQSPKSRKGNPFTIVCVASLQPYKGIEYLVRACALLRPRLPHLRCLIVGEGEQRKRIERLIRQLGLSQTVHLLGGRPQHEVAALLAQADLFVLPSVVAPNGQMEGLPVALMEAMASRLAVVASRLSGIPELVEDGITGLLVPPGNVEALARAITQLAECESLRLEMGRRGREAIAREFDLTRTVAKLRALFSAAMDQPSQPMNGKVALEDEIRNRVGSYHSPLTSTGCMNVTLSPLQSSQDSQIYEIALANEKRWILKLHRPAGVPLEKITQRAKRCAEREYEALSFFWREFSQRSTRLAVPKPLDYFPEHAALVVEKCPGEKLSRSLRWARWLQTTAGRRRLCQQVKACGQWLALFHHITQRSADPSVIYRRIEREFYRNLEICEVRGLDPALAAQIAVWFERKKSAAFTGDHQIVGHHGDFGPHNVLVSPEKITVIDFEGWQEGILYEDLCYFLGLIEAMPSYHLSHELVQVIKENFLQGYGQPEKLDSRSLAVFMLTAMVKIMAHSPVLKPGTTWLHAWKRQRRLAFYTRWLREYIT